Proteins from a genomic interval of Oceanispirochaeta crateris:
- a CDS encoding transposase, with amino-acid sequence MARYSAQFRNFILKKMMPPESRSASDLAKEYGITVSMIYNWKARMNNGTLQVDDGVQSNRGRKLMEKFSLLLESRGISEDKQGTWLRENGLHSEHLTVWEQEVRDFMTKGEQQAREELKAIKKELKKNQKELDRKD; translated from the coding sequence ATGGCACGTTACAGTGCACAGTTTCGGAATTTTATTTTGAAGAAGATGATGCCGCCGGAGAGCCGGTCGGCTTCCGATTTGGCAAAAGAGTACGGGATAACAGTTTCTATGATCTATAACTGGAAAGCCCGTATGAACAATGGTACCCTACAAGTAGATGATGGGGTGCAAAGTAACCGTGGCCGGAAGCTTATGGAGAAGTTTTCCCTCCTGCTTGAATCCAGGGGGATCTCTGAGGATAAGCAGGGAACCTGGCTCAGAGAAAATGGTCTACATTCCGAGCACCTTACTGTCTGGGAACAGGAGGTACGTGACTTTATGACCAAGGGTGAGCAGCAGGCTCGTGAAGAGTTGAAAGCGATTAAAAAAGAGCTCAAGAAGAATCAGAAGGAACTTGATCGTAAAGACTAG
- a CDS encoding STM3941 family protein, with the protein MTEIKLYKRRTKGLKIIGMCLPFVVSGLWFVLKKPVGTANYIIGWISTCFFGLGIPIGLFQTFDKRPQIIISENGICDRTTNQDEVKWEQVIKAYPIDIFGKKIVSIVTDDTFIFKKKPFNYTEKINKKIGAKNFNLHLGQVNINEIELSNFINRVSNENIEERRNLIKSFKTKKTKFSCYYLKKILFYTISSITILKLTLSSVIVFWIVIGLMGISAIVARFQPENMTLRKYAFIGVLLGFINFFLLFTTVEIYENITEKLVIRIEEFYKQNSTLPTDIILIEKDLELNFIELYFFNQINYRSFDNYYEFETRLIFRRRKTYYTNISEYKLLAPRI; encoded by the coding sequence ATGACTGAAATAAAATTATACAAAAGAAGAACTAAAGGACTGAAAATAATTGGGATGTGTTTGCCATTTGTAGTAAGTGGACTGTGGTTTGTACTAAAAAAACCAGTTGGAACAGCAAATTACATTATAGGTTGGATTAGCACTTGTTTTTTTGGACTTGGTATTCCAATTGGACTTTTTCAAACCTTTGATAAACGACCTCAAATAATAATATCTGAAAATGGAATTTGTGACAGAACTACAAATCAAGACGAGGTAAAGTGGGAACAGGTTATTAAAGCTTATCCAATCGACATATTTGGAAAAAAAATTGTATCCATTGTAACGGATGACACATTTATTTTCAAAAAAAAACCTTTCAATTATACCGAAAAAATAAATAAAAAAATCGGAGCAAAAAATTTCAATCTACATTTAGGACAAGTAAATATAAATGAAATTGAACTGTCTAATTTTATTAATAGAGTAAGTAACGAGAATATTGAAGAACGAAGAAATTTGATTAAGTCTTTTAAAACAAAGAAAACTAAGTTTTCCTGTTATTATTTAAAAAAAATACTTTTTTATACTATAAGCTCTATAACCATTTTAAAACTAACACTTTCTAGTGTAATTGTATTTTGGATAGTAATAGGGTTAATGGGTATTTCTGCGATAGTAGCACGGTTTCAACCAGAAAACATGACCCTTAGAAAGTATGCTTTTATTGGAGTATTACTTGGATTTATAAATTTCTTTTTGCTTTTTACTACAGTTGAAATTTATGAAAATATAACAGAGAAGTTAGTAATAAGAATTGAAGAATTTTACAAACAGAATTCCACATTACCGACGGATATTATATTAATCGAAAAAGATCTTGAACTTAATTTTATAGAATTATATTTTTTCAACCAAATTAATTATAGGAGTTTTGATAATTATTATGAATTTGAAACAAGGTTGATTTTTAGAAGACGAAAAACATATTATACAAATATCAGCGAATATAAATTATTAGCACCAAGAATATAA
- a CDS encoding GNAT family N-acetyltransferase — protein MKDIEINEITEKDITQIIDIWYEVSLQAHDFIPSDYWRNNKDQMSDKYIPMSETYQATDGDEILGFISLLDDYLAAIFVKSEFQGKGIGSLLLNHAMNLRNTLELKVFCKNRKSIEFYKSRGFTVISEAKDNETGESELVMKWHK, from the coding sequence ATGAAAGATATTGAAATAAACGAAATTACAGAAAAAGACATTACTCAAATTATAGACATTTGGTATGAAGTATCGCTCCAAGCTCATGATTTTATTCCTTCTGATTACTGGAGAAATAATAAAGATCAAATGAGTGATAAATACATCCCAATGTCAGAAACTTACCAAGCAACAGATGGAGACGAAATTTTAGGTTTTATATCATTATTGGACGATTATCTTGCAGCAATTTTTGTGAAATCTGAATTTCAAGGAAAGGGCATTGGATCTTTATTATTAAATCATGCCATGAATCTTCGAAACACACTAGAATTAAAAGTTTTTTGTAAGAATAGAAAAAGTATTGAGTTCTATAAATCAAGAGGTTTTACTGTAATTTCTGAAGCAAAGGACAATGAGACTGGTGAAAGTGAGCTAGTTATGAAGTGGCACAAATAA
- a CDS encoding transposase: MEKYKDYSYEQTLMIPVSFEKQILPGTFEYTLCHLIDHQIDLSIFANRYENDYTGAPAYDPAILLKIILYAYSKGINSSRKIAHLCNENIVCMALAADTRPHFTTIADFISTRHAECAELFTMIISVCYTQGLIGKNMFAIDGCKISSNCSKEWSGTKAELLAKTKKIERSVNYLVAKHKSTDRSWDDQKQREKEEKAIKKLKAQSDKIFDFLESNVERMGSQKKPIKSNIIDNESAKMSTGHGVLQGYNGIAAVDDKNQLIVWAEAFGDINESGHLPEILEGIDKTCKKANIDDDIYETVTITADTGFHNKKNMDLIHDKKIDAYIPDNQFRKRNVTFQDAGKYKKKVQNWKPEKGKHYFSPEDFFMDTVTNKLICPAGHPMWLKSPNFKSSDGRYVGQSYQGYIHLCKDCALRSKCIRKKSTKSRQVAILKEVPDGKGNNPVEVMKNKIDTPYGRSVYSKRMSTVEPVFGHIAVIKKLNRFTLRGKQKVNTQWLLYCMVHNIGKIKIECV, translated from the coding sequence ATGGAAAAGTATAAAGATTATTCTTATGAGCAAACCCTAATGATTCCAGTCAGCTTTGAGAAGCAAATTTTACCAGGTACTTTTGAATACACACTTTGTCATTTAATTGATCACCAGATTGACCTTTCCATATTTGCCAACCGGTATGAAAATGATTATACCGGTGCTCCGGCATATGATCCTGCCATACTACTGAAAATCATACTTTACGCCTATTCCAAAGGCATTAACAGCAGTAGAAAGATAGCCCATTTATGTAATGAAAACATCGTCTGTATGGCCCTGGCCGCAGATACAAGACCCCACTTCACAACCATTGCCGATTTCATTTCAACGAGACATGCAGAATGTGCTGAACTGTTCACCATGATTATCTCAGTCTGCTACACCCAGGGACTGATAGGAAAGAATATGTTTGCCATAGACGGTTGTAAGATCTCTTCAAACTGCTCCAAGGAGTGGAGCGGAACTAAGGCAGAACTACTGGCAAAAACAAAGAAAATAGAGAGATCAGTAAACTATCTTGTAGCCAAGCATAAGAGTACAGACAGAAGTTGGGATGATCAGAAACAAAGAGAAAAAGAAGAGAAGGCAATCAAGAAGCTGAAGGCACAGTCTGATAAAATCTTTGACTTTTTGGAGTCAAACGTTGAGCGTATGGGAAGTCAGAAAAAACCAATTAAAAGCAATATTATTGATAATGAAAGCGCTAAAATGTCTACAGGTCATGGCGTTCTCCAGGGGTATAACGGTATTGCCGCGGTGGATGATAAGAATCAGCTCATTGTCTGGGCAGAAGCTTTTGGGGACATCAATGAATCAGGACACCTCCCTGAAATACTGGAAGGAATTGATAAAACCTGTAAGAAAGCAAATATAGATGACGATATTTACGAGACTGTGACTATAACAGCGGATACTGGTTTTCATAACAAGAAGAACATGGATTTGATCCATGATAAAAAGATCGATGCCTATATCCCTGACAATCAGTTTAGGAAAAGAAATGTGACTTTCCAGGATGCCGGGAAATACAAAAAGAAAGTACAGAACTGGAAACCGGAAAAGGGAAAGCATTACTTCAGTCCTGAAGACTTCTTCATGGATACAGTTACAAACAAGCTCATATGTCCAGCAGGGCATCCCATGTGGTTGAAATCACCCAACTTTAAAAGTAGTGATGGTCGGTATGTTGGTCAGTCTTATCAGGGATATATCCATTTATGTAAAGACTGTGCTCTGCGCTCTAAATGCATCCGCAAAAAGAGTACGAAATCCAGACAGGTTGCTATCCTGAAAGAGGTTCCTGATGGCAAAGGAAACAACCCTGTTGAAGTTATGAAAAACAAGATTGATACACCTTATGGTCGTTCTGTTTATTCCAAGAGGATGAGTACGGTTGAACCGGTATTCGGTCATATTGCAGTTATCAAGAAACTAAATAGATTTACCCTGCGTGGAAAGCAGAAGGTGAACACTCAATGGCTGCTGTATTGTATGGTGCATAATATTGGAAAAATTAAGATTGAATGTGTATAG
- a CDS encoding integrase core domain-containing protein — MRGATFSVWLANLGIFLSHSRPLVKNDNPYIESFFRTLKYHAAFPGRFEDINEAREWMGDFFDWYNTTHRHSGIGYVTPQQRMNGDDLKLFEKRNQALAEAWERLSHRFPKNGPNSGRIKELYI; from the coding sequence ATGAGAGGAGCAACGTTTTCAGTCTGGCTTGCCAACCTGGGAATATTCCTTTCGCACTCCCGCCCTCTGGTGAAAAATGACAATCCTTACATTGAGTCGTTTTTCAGGACGTTGAAGTATCATGCGGCCTTTCCTGGGCGGTTTGAAGACATCAATGAGGCCAGGGAATGGATGGGTGATTTTTTTGACTGGTACAATACTACTCACCGTCATTCCGGCATCGGGTATGTTACACCTCAGCAGAGGATGAACGGAGACGATCTGAAGCTATTTGAGAAGAGGAATCAGGCGTTGGCTGAGGCATGGGAACGGTTATCGCATCGGTTTCCCAAAAACGGACCAAATTCTGGTCGCATAAAAGAGTTGTATATTTGA